A single region of the Xiphophorus maculatus strain JP 163 A chromosome 3, X_maculatus-5.0-male, whole genome shotgun sequence genome encodes:
- the LOC111608089 gene encoding uncharacterized protein LOC111608089, with protein sequence MEFIWLYSLCQCTLSLFLIVVSVRLCMAVSSSRAVADVHQEAQGGGVQPGSVSSCLRLCLGCVGAVGGAVGVPLTLLLNLRTPHCLYTCMTLVCCPLLIRQFTMFLLMLLTLDTHLQHHLADRYSSVVTRRRALCVVLLCWLGSVLSSFAQFIGSDVLSSSRSDGSGLNTEGHGLKANWTTSSPPLTTTPVPRYFHDREVIGKFLPYGGFLSKFYVEDMSNFTYAEIHSSHWGVCAPNAILSPQFIVYVHGMTVFILPFLFLLAIYFDLLCSSLAF encoded by the exons ATGGAGTTCATTTGGCTGTACTCCCTCTGCCAGTGCactctttctttatttctgattGTGGTCAGTGTGAGATTGTGCATGGcggtcagcagcagcagagctgtgGCTGATGTCCACCAGGAAGCACAGGGTGGCGGGGTACAACCTGGAAGTGTTTCATCCTGTCTCCGGCTGTGCCTGGGCTGTGTTGGGGCCGTGGGTGGGGCAGTGGGAGTTCCTCTAACTCTGCTGCTCAACCTGCGAACACCCCACTGTCTCTACACATGCATGACACTGGTGTGTTGCCCTTTGCTGATCCGACAGTTTACCATGTTCCTGTTAATGCTGCTCACACTGGACACCCACTTGCAGCATCATTTGGCAGACAG ATACTCTTCAGTGGTGACCCGTCGCCGAGCTCTGTGTGTGGTCCTGTTGTGCTGGTTGGGGTCAGTTCTCTCGTCCTTTGCCCAGTTCATAGGCTCAGACgtcctcagctcctccagaagTGACGGCTCTGGTCTCAACACCGAAGGTCATGGACTAAAAGCCAACTGGACCACTTCCTCACCCCCTCTTACAACAACCCCTGTACCAAGGTACTTTCATGACCGTGAGGTAATTGGGAAGTTCCTCCCATATGGAGGTTTCTTGTCAAAGTTCTATGTGGAGGATATGAGCAACTTCACCTACGCAGAAATCCACAGCAGCCACTGGGGCGTGTGTGCCCCTAATGCCATCCTAAGCCCGCAGTTCATCGTCTACGTTCATGGAATGACCGTCTTTATCCTGCCCTTTCTCTTCTTACTGGCCATTTACTTTGACTTGCTGTGCA GCTCTCTTGCTTTTTAA
- the LOC102225777 gene encoding 40S ribosomal protein S19 has product MPGVTVKDVNQQEFVRALAAFLKKSGKLKVPDWVDLVKLGKHKELSPSDENWFYIRAASTVRHLYLRGGAGVGSMTKIYGGRKRNGVCPAHYSVGSKNVARKVLQALELLKMIEKDPNGGRRLTSQGTRDLDRIAGQVAAANKKSV; this is encoded by the exons ATGCCTGGTGTTACAGTGAAAGACGTCAACCAGCAGGAGTTTGTCCGTGCCCTTGCGGCTTTCCTGAAGAA gtcAGGAAAGCTGAAGGTGCCTGATTGGGTGGACCTTGTCAAGCTGGGTAAGCACAAAGAGCTTTCCCCCAGTGATGAGAACTGGTTCTACATCAGAGCTG catctACAGTTCGCCACCTGTATCTCAGGGGGGGTGCTGGTGTTGGCTCCATGACTAAGATCTATGGTGGTCGCAAGAGGAACGGTGTATGCCCTGCCCACTACAGCGTTGGATCAAAAAATGTGGCTCGCAAGGTGCTGCAGGCTCTTGAGCTCCTCAAGATGATTGAGAAGGATCCCAATGG TGGCCGAAGACTGACCTCCCAGGGAACAAGAGACCTGGACAGAATTGCTGGCCAG GTTGCAGCTGCAAACAAGAAGTCTGtttaa